Proteins from a single region of Nitrospiria bacterium:
- a CDS encoding 3-deoxy-7-phosphoheptulonate synthase: protein MDYKTDDLRIQATKAVTPPVEVCGEIPITDHAAKTTFEARQGIHRILSGKDPRLMVIAGPCSIHDPGAAREYADRLKGLIDKFSHDLLIVMRVYFEKPRTTVGWKGFINDPDLDGSFHINKGVRLARRLLLDLNEKGVPAGTEFLDVITPQYITDLVSWGAIGARTTESQVHRELASGLSCPVGFKNATDGTIQVAVDAVRAASVPHHFLSVRKEGNSAIFTTRGNQDCHIILRGGKKPNYDARSIEQAAKQLEAAKLPERIMVDFSHANSRKKHQEQLMVGREVTAQISGGNQRIFGVMVESHLIAGRQDVAPGKKLTYGQSITDACIGWEDTETLIRELAEASRKRIQKK from the coding sequence ATGGATTACAAAACAGATGATTTAAGAATTCAAGCCACAAAAGCGGTTACCCCACCCGTGGAGGTGTGTGGGGAAATCCCCATCACCGATCATGCGGCAAAAACCACTTTTGAGGCACGGCAGGGCATCCACAGGATTCTCAGCGGAAAAGATCCCCGCTTGATGGTGATCGCTGGCCCATGTTCTATTCACGATCCCGGGGCGGCCAGAGAGTATGCTGACCGTCTTAAAGGGCTCATTGATAAATTCAGCCATGATCTGCTCATTGTGATGCGTGTATATTTCGAAAAGCCCCGAACAACGGTGGGGTGGAAAGGGTTTATTAATGATCCCGATTTGGATGGCAGCTTTCACATTAACAAAGGGGTTCGTCTTGCACGACGGCTGTTATTGGATCTCAATGAAAAGGGGGTTCCGGCTGGAACGGAATTCCTCGATGTCATTACCCCCCAATATATCACCGACTTGGTGAGCTGGGGAGCCATCGGTGCGCGGACCACCGAAAGCCAGGTTCACAGGGAACTTGCCTCGGGTCTTTCTTGTCCTGTGGGATTCAAAAATGCAACCGATGGCACCATTCAGGTAGCCGTGGACGCAGTTCGAGCCGCTTCTGTGCCCCATCACTTTCTTTCTGTAAGAAAGGAAGGAAATTCTGCGATTTTTACCACCCGGGGAAATCAGGATTGCCACATTATTCTGCGTGGAGGTAAAAAACCCAATTATGATGCCAGAAGCATTGAACAAGCCGCGAAGCAATTGGAAGCGGCAAAGTTGCCCGAACGGATAATGGTGGATTTTAGTCATGCCAACAGCCGAAAGAAACACCAAGAGCAACTGATGGTAGGGCGGGAGGTGACAGCCCAAATTTCGGGAGGGAATCAGAGAATCTTCGGAGTTATGGTTGAAAGCCATCTGATTGCAGGCCGTCAAGATGTGGCCCCTGGGAAAAAACTAACCTATGGACAGAGTATTACCGATGCCTGCATCGGTTGGGAAGACACGGAAACCTTAATCCGTGAACTTGCGGAAGCGTCACGCAAACGGATTCAGAAAAAGTAA